Part of the Streptomyces antimycoticus genome, CCCGAGGTGATCGATCTGCGCCGGAGGCTGCTTCCCGAGCCGTCGGGGAACTACGAGATGGTCGGCGCCTCGGTGACCGATGAGGCGTGGCTGCGCGAGGTCCCCGACGACCGGCCCACCGTGGTCGTCGCCGAGGGGCTGACGATGTATCTGCGCAAGGAGGACGGCAAGCGGCTGATCCAGCGGATCACCGAGCGGTTCCCCAGCGGCCAGCTGCTCTTCGACGTCTACGGGCCGCTGGGCATCCGGCTCCAGAAGATGGTCCCCGCGGTGCGCAACGCGGGCGCCACACTCCACTGGGGTCTGGACGACCCCCATGAGGTCGAGACCTGGCACCCGGGGCTGACCTGCCTGGACGCGGTGCGCAGCGTGGACATGCCGGGGGTGGAGAAGATGCCCACCTCCGGCCGGATGAGCATGCGGGTGATGGCCCATCTGCCCGGCTTCCGGGATGTGGGCCGAATCCTGCGCTACCGCTTCTAGCGGACCGCCACGAGAGCCCTTGCCCGGTGCCGGGCAAGGGCTCTTTCCGACCGCTCGTGTGCATATGTTGCACAGCAGCGCGGGGATGCCTATCCCCGTGACGGACGCAATCAAGGTCTGATCGCCTGATGAGGAGCCGGACGGCCGTGTGATCGCTATTTGATGCCCACCAGCATGGAGTAGCCGTCCGTCAGCGGTTCGATCCGGCTACTGCGGAATCCCGCCTCCGTCATCCAGGCGCGGCCGTCGGCGGCCGTGTACTCGAAACCGGACCGGGTCTCGATGAGCATGTTCAGGCTCGCCAGCAGACCGAAGGTGTTCTCCTTGCGGTCGTCGTCGATGAT contains:
- a CDS encoding class I SAM-dependent methyltransferase, with product MDREKITLSGAQETLLATLYGRAVDSRSPDSILHDHAAHEAVERVAYDFSKTGMTDTTAVGIALRAKQLDDWAMEFLAEHQKATVLHLACGLDTRVQRLDPPSSVRWIDIDYPEVIDLRRRLLPEPSGNYEMVGASVTDEAWLREVPDDRPTVVVAEGLTMYLRKEDGKRLIQRITERFPSGQLLFDVYGPLGIRLQKMVPAVRNAGATLHWGLDDPHEVETWHPGLTCLDAVRSVDMPGVEKMPTSGRMSMRVMAHLPGFRDVGRILRYRF